One region of Channa argus isolate prfri chromosome 20, Channa argus male v1.0, whole genome shotgun sequence genomic DNA includes:
- the LOC137106097 gene encoding trichohyalin-like, with translation MAVIQEIPLSKPDCERMQSLLQQEKAPLKPLSNPAPAACWADETVNVRQKMEEGERTWHLGELYAQEEIQIQQQHRKQSRKMYSTHRLRDLYSQMRQREMEARRLDMEKVQRARAQFALDYNIQQRQNKQAVENSRKRSKCNLSKMALAQGLPESRADCKRNALRQSSKAKPKLNIAPLRKTPPSTKIKKQTQEEYFSKITAQEAELKNQERHKMIARAKFMDLQQDPMLQKRIAQEQKRQSDEEMRSRQEEYVRQEQEKPRLKQLSNQALSAHQAKQFKENQEIREKQMQQKRKGERNQQRGELNAKEGPRNQARKRELRKVFSKHKLEDVSNKKLQRGMKVSKQDLKEKQRLQCQIDLENKIQQKQNDQVEKFRNLQLLIENGTDKLETASCSLTAKVQKTEDVISCALAKQDALVAKQEKDEEEKRAAMIQSIAAHRERVIQERKQKEQAERKSNLDWLEAQKEADRQFRQDEALKAQRAREAAIECEKVNKILIAQQRAYAEKLKREECEAELRNAKRLAEREEELERYEGGTPTSGCKYRRVRYPSRM, from the coding sequence ATGGCTGTAATACAAGAAATACCTTTGTCCAAGCCCGACTGCGAAAGAATGCAGTCTTTATTACAGCAGGAGAAAGCTCCTCTGAAACCGCTGTCCAACCCGGCTCCAGCTGCTTGTTGGGCAGATGAAACAGTAAACGTGCGGCAAAAGATGGAGGAAGGAGAAAGAACCTGGCACCTTGGTGAACTGTATGCACAGGAGGAGATCCAGATTCAGCAACAGCATCGAAAACAGTCGAGGAAAATGTATTCCACTCACAGACTGAGGGATCTTTACAGTCAAATGCGTCAAAGAGAAATGGAGGCCCGCAGACTGGACATGGAGAAAGTACAAAGAGCCCGGGCCCAGTTTGCCTTAGATTATAACatacagcaaagacaaaacaagcaagCAGTAGAAAATAGTAGGAAAAGAAGCAAATGTAATTTGTCAAAAATGGCTCTGGCACAAGGACTACCTGAGTCCAGGGCTGACTGCAAAAGAAATGCTCTGCGTCAGTCTTCCAAGGCAAAACCCAAACTTAACATAGCCCCACTGAGGAAAACGCCACCATCAACAAAAATTAAGAAGCAGACACAGGAGGAATATTTTAGTAAGATTACTGCACAAGAGGCTGAACTGAAGAACCAAGAACGACATAAGATGATTGCCAGAGCCAAATTTATGGATTTGCAACAGGACCCGATGCTCCAAAAGAGAATTGCTcaagaacaaaaaagacaatCTGATGAGGAGATGAGGTCTAGACAGGAAGAATACGTGAGACAGGAGCAGGAGAAACCTCGTCTGAAACAGCTTTCCAACCAGGCTCTGTCTGCTCACCAGGCCAAGCAATTTAAGGAGAACCAAGAGATAAGAGAGAAACAGATGCAGcagaagagaaagggagaaagaaacCAGCAACGTGGTGAACTTAATGCAAAGGAGGGGCCCCGGAATCAGGCACGGAAACGAGAGTTAAGGAAAGTTTTTTCCAAACACAAACTGGAAGATGTTTCCAATAAAAAGCTTCAAAGAGGAATGAAAGTTAGCAAACAggatttaaaggaaaaacaaagactgCAGTGTCAGATTGacttagaaaataaaatacagcaaaaacaaaacgaCCAAGTGGAGAAGTTCAGGAATCTACAGTTACTAATAGAAAATGGAACGGACAAATTAGAGACAGCCTCCTGTTCCTTGACTGCCAAAGTTCAGAAAACGGAGGATGTAATATCCTGTGCATTGGCTAAACAGGATGCTCTAGTGGCAAAGCAGGAAAAGGACGAAGAGGAGAAGAGGGCTGCTATGATCCAGTCCATTGCTGcccacagagagagagtgatacaggagagaaagcagaaagagcAGGCTGAGCGAAAGAGCAACCTGGACTGGCTGGAGGCCCAGAAAGAGGCCGACAGGCAGTTTCGCCAAGATGAAGCCCTAAAGGCTCAAAGGGCCAGAGAGGCTGCGATCGAGTGTGAAAAGGTTAATAAAATTCTGATTGCTCAACAACGTGCCTATGCTGAAAAGCTAAAGAGGGAGGAATGCGAGGCTGAATTGAGGAACGCAAAGCGGCTTGCTGAGAGGGAAGAAGAACTTGAGCGATATGAGGGGGGAACTCCCACTTCTGGCTGCAA